In a single window of the Papaver somniferum cultivar HN1 chromosome 8, ASM357369v1, whole genome shotgun sequence genome:
- the LOC113305526 gene encoding uncharacterized protein LOC113305526 → MGTTLLMSSTYHPQTDGKTERVNACLKSYLRCMTSYRPTKLKRQAMGVILKSTLEEAQNRIKQQADKNRTEREFQVGEWVYLRLQPYRQTSVQLRRSLKLSAKFFGLYQFTARMGKVAYKIYLPFTSKIHPVFHVSQLKPKLGEVLLPQTTLPSLDSNGYMKVTPLQVLSTRNVKKHQELLEQVLVQWAHSTAADATWEDKASIRKQFPKMILEEKNHIE, encoded by the exons ATGGGTACAACATTACTTATGAGCTCAACTTACCATCCACAAACAGATGGGAAGACTGAGAGAGTCAATGCATGTTTAAAATCTTATTTAAGATGCATGACCAGTTACAGACCTACCAAATTG AAAAGACAAGCTATGGGGGTTATACTCAAATCCACTCTTGAAGAGGCACAAAACAGAATCAAACAACAAGCTGATAAGAATAGGACTGAAAGAGAATTCCAGGTAGGGGAATGGGTTTATTTGAGGTTACAACCTTACAGGCAAACATCTGTGCAACTCAGAAGGAGTCTGAAACTGTCAGCCAAATTCTTTGGTCTCTATCAATTCACTGCAAGAATGGGGAAGGTAGCCTACAAGATCTATTTACCTTTTACTTCAAAAATTCATCCAGTGTTCCATGTATCACAGTTGAAGCCAAAGCTGGGAGAAGTGTTACTTCCACAGACCACACTGCCATCATTAGATTCCAACGGATATATGAAGGTCACCCCACTCCAAGTTTTGTCTACTAGAAATGTGAAGAAACATCAAGAACTTTTGGAGCAGGTTTTGGTGCAATGGGCACACTCAACAGCTGCTGATGCCACTTGGGAAGACAAGGCTTCTAtcagaaagcagtttccaaagaTGATTCTTGAGGAAAAGAATCATATTGAGTAG